CGCCGGCATCCACCTGTTCCGGCTGTTCTGGCGCCTGCGCGGCTCGCTGAAGCCGTCGCCCGACGACTTCCCGGCGCTTGAGGATCATCACGCGCGGATGGTGGCGCGGCCCGCCGTCCAGCGGACGTTGGAGGTCGAAGCGGCGGTCGGTTACGAGTTGCCGGCATAGATACGGCCCAGCTCCTCCCGTCATCCCTCGCTGCGCTCGGGATGACAGCGAGCGTGACCAGCCGATGGCGCTAACTGGCAACGCGCCGGAGCACCACGGTGAGGTTGTTCGCCGGCATTTCGACCACCGTGTCGAGGGTCAGCCCGACGATGCCGGCGGCGGCCGCGACGTCGGCCAGATCGCGGATACCCCATGCGGGATCGCGGGCGCGCAGGCTGGAGTCGAACGCCTCGTTGCTGGGCGCCGTATGACGGCCGCCGCGTTTGAACGGGCCGTAGAGGATCAGCGGCCCGCCCGGGGGCAGGATGCGGCCGGCGCCGCGCAGCAATCCCAGCGCCGCCGACCACGGCGCGATGTGGATCATGTTGGCGCAGAAGAGCGCGTCGGCCTCGTCGAGCGGCCACGGCGCGCGTTCGACATCGAGCGCCACAGCCGGGCGGACGTTCGGCAGAGCGTCGTTCCACGCGTCGATTCCGGGCACCGCCGCGAATTCGAGGTCGCTGGGCTGCCACTCGATGGCCGGGAGACCGGTCGCGAAATACGCCGCGTGCTCCCCGGTTCCACTGGCGATCTCCAGCACGACGCCGCGTGCCGGCAGTACGGACCGGAGGACCGCGAGGATGGGATCGCGGTTGCGCTCGGTCGCCGGGGCGCGGCGGCGCGGGTCGTTGTCGGCGTTCATCGGGCGCGATCCGTTCCTGAGATCGACGTCGCGCTGGCGCGGCGCCGGAGGCGGTGTTTCAATCGGCCCATCGCATACCACACGGAGGGACATCGGATGTCCGGGTTCATCGCGCGTCTGGCCGCCGCCGCGTCGGCGCTGATCGTCACGGCGGGCGCGTTCGCGCCGGTCCGGGCGCAGGATTGGCCGTCGCGGCCGATCACCATCCTCATGGGGTTCCCGGCGGGGTCCGGCGTCGACGTGGTCGGGCGCATGTTCCAGGAACCGCTGGAGAAGGAGCTCGGCGCCAAGATCGTGATCGACTACAAATCCGGCGCCGGCGGGAATCTGGCGTCGGACGCCGTCGCCAAGGCCAAGCCCGACGGCTACACGCTGCTGCTGTCGACCGCGGCCACGCACGGCGTGAACGCGGCCCTGTACAAGAAGCTGCCGTTCGACGTCGAGACCGATTTCACGCCCATCTCGCCGCTGGTCGACGTGTCGAACGTGCTGACGATCAACCCCGCCGTGATCGACGCGTCGTCGGTTCAGGATTTCATCGCCAAGGTGAAGGCGGCGCCGGGCAAGTACAATTTCGCCTCGACCGGCAACGGAACCGGCACCCATCTCGCCTTCGCCGATTTCAACCGCCGCGCTGGGCTCGACATGGTGCACGTGCCGTACAAGGGCGGGCCGGACGCGATCCAGGCGGTGATCGCCGGCCAGGTCTGCTGCATCTTCAACCAGGTGCAGACCGTGCTGCCGCACTGGCGCGCCGGCAAGGTGCGGCTACTGGGCGTGACCACCAAGGCGCGCGTCGCCGCCGTGCCCGACGTGCCGACGATCGACGAGGCCGGCGTGCCGGGCTACGAGAGCTTCATCTGGTTCGGTCTGTTCGGTCCCAAGGACCTCGATCCGGCGATCGCGGCCAAGATCAACGCCGCCGTCCGCAAGACCCTGGAGACGCCGGCGATCCGCCAGCGCCTCGTCGAGCTCGGTAACACGCCCCGCAGCGAGACGGTCGAACAGTTCCGCGCCACCGTGAAGAAGGACCGCGCCGCCTGGGCCGAGGTCGTCAAGGCGTCCGGCGCGGTGATCGAGTAGGAGACCACGCGGTCAGTTCACGCGCTTGGCGTAGCCCTTCCAGTAGGGCTCGCGCAGGTCGCGCTTGAGGACCTTGCCGGCGCCCGAGAGGGGAAGGGACGTGGTCCTGATCTCCACGGAGCGCGGGCATTTGTAGCCGGCGATCCGGGTGCGGCAATGGGCGAGCACCTGTTCCGGCGTCACCTCAGCGCCCGGCCGCGGCACGACGACGGCGTGGACGGTCTCGCCCCACTTCTCGTCGGGGATGCCGATCACCGCGACCTCGGCGACGCCGGGCATCAGCGTGATCGCGCTCTCGACCTCGGCCGAGTAGACGTTCTCGCCGCCGGACACGATCATGTCCTTGAGCCGGTCGACGATGAACACGAAGCCCTCGTCGTCCATCGTGCCGCCGTCGCCGGAGTAGTACCAGCCATCCTCCAGAACCGCCGCCGTCTCCGCCGGCTTGTTCCAGTAGCCGAGCATGATCATCGGCCCCTTGGCCGCGATCTCGCCGACGGTGCCGCGCGGCACCTCCCTGCGGTCGGCGTCGACGATCCGCAGATCGACGGTGTGCGCCGGCAGGCCGCAGGATTTCAGCCGCCCGGCGTAGGGCCCGTCGAGAGTCGTGTAGCGGGTCGGCAGCAGGGTCAGGATCGGCGCCGCCTCGGTCATGCCGTAGGCGTGGATAAAGCCGCAGCCCGGCAACACCTCCAGCGCCTTGAGCAGCACGCCCTCGGGCATCGGCGAGGCGCCGTAGAGGATGCGCTTGAGGCTCGACACGTCGAACTCGGCGAAGCGGGGGTGGTTGCACAGCATGTTGATCATGGTCGGCACGTACTGGCCGTGCGTGACCTTCTCGGCCTGGATCGCGGTCAGGCAGTCCACGGGGTCGAACCGCGCCACGAAGGCGTGGGTGCCGCCGCACTGCGTCACGCCGAAGCTCGACGCGCCGTCGGCGAGATGGAACATCGGCCCGGAGTGGAGATAGACCGTGTCGCCGTCGAAGCCGATGCCGGCGATGGCGTTCATGGCGTTCCACGTCAGGTTGGCGTGGCTCAGCATCACGCCCTTGGATTTGCCGGTGGTGCCGCCGGTGTAGAACAGACCCGCCAGCGTCTCGCCGCCGGCGCCGGCATCGTCGACCGCGCCCGCCGAAAGGAGATCCTCGTAAGCGCGCATGCCGGCGGGCGGGGCGTCGTCGTCCAGCCAGATCACGGCTTTGAGCGCCGGCATCTTGCCCGCCAGCGCCTCGGCGTGCGCCCGCATCGCGCCATCGACGAACAGCGCGACGCTGCCGGAATCCTCCAGGATGTACTCGGTCTCCGGCGTCGCCAGCCGCGTGTTGAGCGGCACCATGGCGGCGCCGATCCACGGGATCGCGTACATCAGCTCGAGATAGCGGTCGCTGTTGAGCGCCAGGATCGCGACGCGGTCGCCGGCGCCGATACCCAGCGCCCGCAATCCGCCGGCCAGCCGCGCCACACGCTCCAGACTCGTCGTCCAGTCGTGGCGCCGCCCGCGGAACACGGTCGACACTCCGCGCGGCTTGATCTGCGCCGCCCGGCGCAGTCCCTGTGTCAGATACATGGCGTTTCCGGCGTCCCTTCAGGATCGTGACGGGGCGATCCTAGACGGCGGGGCACGGAATGGAAGGGTGGGCGCGCGCGCGCAACCGTTCCTAGTCACTCGCGCTCCGCTACGGAGCGGGCTTCCGCCGCCATCTGAAGTCGCAGCACGGCGCGCCCTGCATGCGGGTCTGGGTGCGTTTGAAGTCCCAGCCTGGCCGCATGTGCGCCTCGGCGGCGAAGTCGACGCCGCAGGTCATGAGCGCGCCGATCTCCGGCTCGCCGATGGAACCGAAGTAGTCGGCAAAGGCGCAGCCGACCACGTCGTGGCCGTAGGCCTCGTCGGTGTCCTCGACCACCTTGTTGACCACCGGAAAGGACGGGCCGCCGGAGTCGCGGCCGGGATGCGTGTCGGGGGTGAAGCCGCGCTTGTCGCGCCACGTCACGTAGTTGTCGGCGATGGCCTTGCCGACCAGGGCGTGGGCGCGCTCCTTGCCGAGCTCCTTCTCCAACGCCTTGACGATGGGTATCACGGCGCGGGCCTGGATGATCGTGGCTTCGAGCATGGGGTCGCGCTGCGGCTTGTCGGTCATCGCTGCCTCCTTCGGACGGGCGCTTCCGCGAGCCTGCGGCGGGTTCACGTCCGGTGCAAGAGGTGGCCGCTCGGGGCGGCGAGGCTATCGCGGCGGCCCAGCGGCTCTGATAGGGTGACGCCTCGTTCATAAATCATGGTTCACCGGAGTCCGCGCCGCATGCCCGACACCGTCACCGCGCCCCCGCGCCGCCCGTGTTCAATCCACTGGATCCGGTGTTCATCGCCGATCCGTACCCCGTCTACCATCAGCTCCGCGCGGCGGCGCCCGTGTGGAAATCACCGCTGGGGATGTGGGTGGCGACCCGCTACGAGGACGTCGCCTTCATCCTGCGCGACAAGCGATTCGGCAAGGACTACGCCGGCAACATGCGCCGCCGCTACGGCGAGGCGGCGCCGAATGAGCCGGCCATCGCCAGCTTGGCCAAAACCATGCTGGTGCTCGATCCGCCCGACCACACGCGCCTGCGCGGGCTGGTGACCAAGGCGTTCACCGCCCGCCGGGTCGAGGAGATGCGGCCGCGCATCGCCGCCATCGTCGGCGCGCTGATCGACCGCGTCGCCGACAAGGGCGGGATGGACGTGATCTGGGATTTCGCCCACCGCCTGCCGGTGATCGTGATCTGCGACATGCTCGGGATCCCGGAGGAGGACCGCCAACAATTCTTCGACCAGTCCAAGGTCAACGGACGGCTGATCGATCCCGTGCCGATGACGCGCGAGGAGATGGATTCGGCGAACGCCAGCGGCGCCGCCATCGGCGCCTATTTCGACACGCTCTTCGAGCGCCGCCGGCGCGAGCCGACCGACGATCTGACGACCCAGCTCGTGCAGGCCGAGGAGGCGGGCGACCGACTCAGCGCCGAGGAGCTGCGCGCCAATGTCGGGCTGCTGTTCGCCGCCGGCCACGAGACCACCGCGAACCTGATCGGCAACGGCCTGCTGGCGCTGCAGCGCCATCCCGACCAGTGGGCGGCGATCAAGGCCGATCCGTCGTTGATCGCCAACGCGATCGACGAACTGCTGCGCTTCGACTCCTCGGTGCAGATGACGGGGCGCGTCGCGATGGACGACGTCGAGGTCGGCGGCGTGGCGCTGGAGAAGGGCGCCTCGGTGATCACCTTCCTCGGTGCCGCCAACCGCGATCCGGCGGTCTACGCCGATCCCGACCGGCTGGACGTGCGGCGGCAGAACATCCGGCCGCTGTCGTTCGGCGGCGGCATCCACCACTGTCTCGGCGCGCAGCTCGCCAAGATCGAAGCGCACGAGGCCTTCGCCGGACTGGTCCGGCGTTTGCCCGATCTGAAGGTCGGGGAGATCGAGGCGCCGAGCTGGCGGCGCAACTTCACCCTGCGCGGCCTGACGACCATGCCCGCGACCTGGGCCTGAGCGGGGGACGGTGTCAGGCCTCAATCCGATCGTCGTCGAACTCCACCGCGGCGCCGTGGTGGAGAGCCGGCATATCGGCGCCGGCGCGGTGATGCGCGCCGACGGCACGGTCGTCGAATCGTGGGGCGATATCGACGCGCTGGTCCTCGCACGCTCGGCGATCAAGCCGATCCAGGCGCTGCCGCTGGTCGAGAGCGGGGCGGCGGACCGCTTTGGGCTGACCGATATCCAGCTTTCGCTGGCCTGCGCGTCGCACAACGGCGAGGCGCGCCACGTCGAGGCGGTGCGGGCGTGGCTGACGAAAATCGTCCTGTCCGAGGCCGATCTCGAGTGCGGGGCGCACGCGCCGACGCGGCTGCCGATCTACGAGGCGTTCCTGAGGACCGGCGCGCCGCTGACGGCGGCGTTCAACAATTGCTCCGGCAAGCACACCGGATTTCTGACGACCGCCATGCATCTCGGCGAGCCGACCCGGGGATACATCACGGCGGCGCATCCCGTGCAGCGCCGCATCACCGCGATCTACGGCGAGCTGTCCGGCTGCGACCTCTCGGCCGCCCCGGCCGGCACCGACGGCTGCGGCATCCCCACGATCGGCGTGCCGCTGCGCGGCATGGCCCGCGCGATGGCCAACATGGCCGATCCGTCGCGCCTGCCGGAGGCGCGCGCCAAGGCCGCCATCCGCATCCGCGCGGCGATGAACGCGGAGCCATTCTTCATGGCCGGCACGGGACGCTTCTGCACCCGCATCAACGGCGCCCTGCCGGGCATCGCACAGGTGAAGACCGGCGCCGAGGGCGTCTATTGCGGCATGCTGCCGACCCTCGGCGTCGGAGTGGCGCTGAAGATGTGGGACGGGGCGGCGCGCGCCTCGGAGGTCGCGATGGCGACGATCCTGCGCCATCTCGGCGTGCTGTCGGCGGCGGAATTCGACGCGGCGGTCAACCCGCCGGTCCTCAACGTCGTCGGCCTGCGTGTGGGCGACATCCGGCCGGCGGCGTCGTGGCTCGGCGCGGCGTCGTAAGGCCCCGGCCGCGGCCGGCCGCCGAGCCCGCGACCGACGCTCCGGCCGTCACGCTCAGGATCGAGGGCGTCAACGCCGCCATGCTCGGCTGGGCGCCGGCGCCGGGCGATCCGACGGTGCGTCTCCACGTGCCCTACACGCTCGCCGGCGAGACCGTCGAGGCGCGTCCACGCCGCCACGCCGGCGCGCGCGCCGAGGCCGATCTGCTGCGCGTCATCGAGCCGTCGACGGCGAGGCGCGCGCCGATGTGCCGGCATTTCACGGTCTGCGGCGGCTGCGCGGCGCAGCACTGGCCGGATATGGACTACACCGCGTGGAAGGCGGCGGCGCCACTAACCGCGCTACGCGCCCACGGCATCGTCCCGGACGAGGTGCTGCCGCTGGCGCGCACGACGGCGGGCGGACGTCGCCGCGTCGATCTCACCCTGCGGTGGTCGCGCGACGGCGTGCGCGCGGGGTTCGCGCGGCGCGGATCGCACGAGCTGGTCGATCTCGCGCAATGCCCCGTGCTCATGCCCAAGCTGGCCGCAATGGTCGCGCCGCTGCGTCTCGCCGCCGGACGGATGCTGCCGGCGGCCGGCGAGGCGGACGCGGTCGTCAATTGGACCGACAACGGCGCCGACGTCCTGATCGTGCCGGCCGACCGTCTGCCGCTCGATCTGGCAAGGCGCGAGGCGCTGGCGACCTTCGCCGAGACGGTCGACGCCGCCCGCGTCTCGTGGGGGACGCGACGCCAATCCGAGCCGGTCGTCGTGCGCCACCAACCGTCGCTCGCTTTCGGACGCGTCGCCGTGGAGCCGCCTCCGGGCGCGTTCCTCCAGGCCAGCGTCGCCGGCGAGATGGCGCTGCGCGACGCGGTACGGGCGTGGATCGGGCCGGCGCGGAAGCTGGTCGACCTCTACGCCGGGATCGGCACGCTGTCGCTCGGCCTGCTGCCGGGCTGCCGAGCGACTCTCTACGAGGGCGACCGCGCGGCCGTGGCGGCCGTGGAGGCGGGACTGCGCAAGGCCTCGCTGAACGGCGTGGCGACCGCCAACCTGCGCAACCTCGCCAGCGACCCGCTGGTCGCCGAGGAGCTCGACGCGTTCGACGCGGCGATCCTCGATCCGCCGCGCGCCGGCGCCGCCGCGCAGGCCGCCGAACTGGCGCGCAGCAGGATCCCCACCGTGGTCGCGGTGTCGTGCGATCCGCTCAGCTTCGCGCGCGACGCCAAAACGCTGGTCGATGGTGGGTACCGGCTGGAAAGGCTCCTGCCGGTCGACCAGTTCCTATGGTCGCCGCACGTCGAGCTGGCGGCGCTGTTCCGCCGACCGCGACACGGGCGTTGACGTTCGCGGCTATTCCGCCGCGGCGGGCCGCTGCACGGTGATCGAGCCCGGCCGGAAGCGGTCCTTGTGCGGCGTGGTGTCGATCTCGTCGAGCTGGATGTCGCCCGACAGCACCTTGCGCTTCCACGCCTGGTGCTCGGGCTCGGCGGCGTGGAACTCCGGCATGACCTCCTTGGCGAACAGCTCGAGGCTCTCGCAGATATGCGCGTGCGAGGTCTTGCCGGCCTGGTTGAGCAGGATGATCTGGTCGACGTTCGAGGTCTGGAACTTGCGCAGCTTGCGCCGGATCGTCTCCGGCGAGCCGATCAGACCGCCCTGGAGGGCGCGCGCGGCCTGCTCCGGGTTGGCCGCCTTCCACTTGTTGTACTCGTCCCACATGTTGACGGTGCCCGGCGCGGGGCGCTCGCGGTTCTTCGAGGCGCCGTAGAACTGCAGCGCGAACTGGAAGAAGGTGGCGCCATCGGCGCGGCGGCGCGCCTCCTCGTCGGTCTCCGCGCACATGAAGTAGCTGACGACCGCGATGTTCGGGTTCGTGTCGTACTCGCAGAGCTTGTCCTGCCGGCGGACGAAGGAGTTGTAGTAGGCGTGCACCCAGGCGTTGGCGGCGTCGGCGCTGAGGAACTGGAACGCCAGCGCGCCCATGCCGCGGCGGCCCGCCATCTCGATGGTCTCGAGCTGCGAGCAGGCGACCCACAGCGGCGGGTGCGGCTTCTGCACCGGCTTGGGCAGGACGTTGCGCAGCGGGAACTTGAAGTAGGGGCCGTCGTAGGAGCAGCCGCCGTCCTTGAACATCGGCATGACGGCGCGCACGCCGTCCTCCCACACCGCGCGCTTCTCCTCCATCGTGCGGTCGAACGGCTCCAGCTCGGTGTAGCTGGCGCTCTCGCCCATGCCGAACTCGACCCTGCCGTCGCTCAGCAGGTCGAGGGTGGCGATGCGCTCGGCCACGCGGGCGGGGTGGTTGGTGGTGAGCTGGAAGATGCCGTGGCCCAGGCGGATGCGCTTGGTGCGCTGGCTGGCCGCCGCCAGCAGCATCTCCGGCGCCGGCGAGTGCGAGTACTCCTCGAGGAAGTGGTGCTCCACCTGCCACGCGTGGTCGTAGCCGAGGCGGTCGGCCAGCTCGATCTGGGCGAGCGCGTTCTGGTAGAGCTTGCGCTCGTCGTCCGGACCCCATGGGCGCGGCAGCTGCAACTCGTAGAAAATGCCGAACTTCATGGTGTCCTCCGCTTCCGCCCGCTTCGCTCCAGCGGCGATCTGAACGCGAAACGCCGCCGCCGGCAACCACCGGGCGGCCTCCTCGGCCCGCTGCGCGGCCATTCCTTCCGCATGCCGGTACGCTTGTGCGCGACGTCGCCGCGTCGCTATGGTGCGGTCGCGAAAACACACGGAGCGGAGGAAGCGGATGTCGATGTTCGATCTGACGGGCAAGGTCGCCGTCGTCACGGGCGGAAGCCGCGGCATCGGCCGCTCGATCTGCGAGCAGATGGCGATCCAGGGCGCGAAGGTCGTGGTGTCGAGCCGCAAGCTGCCCGCCTGCGAGGAGGTCGTCCAGGGGATCAAGGCGCGGGGCGGCGAGGCGACGGCGGTGGCCGCCAGCATCTCC
The genomic region above belongs to Rhodospirillales bacterium and contains:
- a CDS encoding DUF938 domain-containing protein, coding for MNADNDPRRRAPATERNRDPILAVLRSVLPARGVVLEIASGTGEHAAYFATGLPAIEWQPSDLEFAAVPGIDAWNDALPNVRPAVALDVERAPWPLDEADALFCANMIHIAPWSAALGLLRGAGRILPPGGPLILYGPFKRGGRHTAPSNEAFDSSLRARDPAWGIRDLADVAAAAGIVGLTLDTVVEMPANNLTVVLRRVAS
- a CDS encoding tripartite tricarboxylate transporter substrate binding protein, producing MSGFIARLAAAASALIVTAGAFAPVRAQDWPSRPITILMGFPAGSGVDVVGRMFQEPLEKELGAKIVIDYKSGAGGNLASDAVAKAKPDGYTLLLSTAATHGVNAALYKKLPFDVETDFTPISPLVDVSNVLTINPAVIDASSVQDFIAKVKAAPGKYNFASTGNGTGTHLAFADFNRRAGLDMVHVPYKGGPDAIQAVIAGQVCCIFNQVQTVLPHWRAGKVRLLGVTTKARVAAVPDVPTIDEAGVPGYESFIWFGLFGPKDLDPAIAAKINAAVRKTLETPAIRQRLVELGNTPRSETVEQFRATVKKDRAAWAEVVKASGAVIE
- a CDS encoding long-chain fatty acid--CoA ligase, with protein sequence MYLTQGLRRAAQIKPRGVSTVFRGRRHDWTTSLERVARLAGGLRALGIGAGDRVAILALNSDRYLELMYAIPWIGAAMVPLNTRLATPETEYILEDSGSVALFVDGAMRAHAEALAGKMPALKAVIWLDDDAPPAGMRAYEDLLSAGAVDDAGAGGETLAGLFYTGGTTGKSKGVMLSHANLTWNAMNAIAGIGFDGDTVYLHSGPMFHLADGASSFGVTQCGGTHAFVARFDPVDCLTAIQAEKVTHGQYVPTMINMLCNHPRFAEFDVSSLKRILYGASPMPEGVLLKALEVLPGCGFIHAYGMTEAAPILTLLPTRYTTLDGPYAGRLKSCGLPAHTVDLRIVDADRREVPRGTVGEIAAKGPMIMLGYWNKPAETAAVLEDGWYYSGDGGTMDDEGFVFIVDRLKDMIVSGGENVYSAEVESAITLMPGVAEVAVIGIPDEKWGETVHAVVVPRPGAEVTPEQVLAHCRTRIAGYKCPRSVEIRTTSLPLSGAGKVLKRDLREPYWKGYAKRVN
- a CDS encoding L-2-amino-thiazoline-4-carboxylic acid hydrolase, translating into MTDKPQRDPMLEATIIQARAVIPIVKALEKELGKERAHALVGKAIADNYVTWRDKRGFTPDTHPGRDSGGPSFPVVNKVVEDTDEAYGHDVVGCAFADYFGSIGEPEIGALMTCGVDFAAEAHMRPGWDFKRTQTRMQGAPCCDFRWRRKPAP
- a CDS encoding cytochrome P450 is translated as MNHGSPESAPHARHRHRAPAPPVFNPLDPVFIADPYPVYHQLRAAAPVWKSPLGMWVATRYEDVAFILRDKRFGKDYAGNMRRRYGEAAPNEPAIASLAKTMLVLDPPDHTRLRGLVTKAFTARRVEEMRPRIAAIVGALIDRVADKGGMDVIWDFAHRLPVIVICDMLGIPEEDRQQFFDQSKVNGRLIDPVPMTREEMDSANASGAAIGAYFDTLFERRRREPTDDLTTQLVQAEEAGDRLSAEELRANVGLLFAAGHETTANLIGNGLLALQRHPDQWAAIKADPSLIANAIDELLRFDSSVQMTGRVAMDDVEVGGVALEKGASVITFLGAANRDPAVYADPDRLDVRRQNIRPLSFGGGIHHCLGAQLAKIEAHEAFAGLVRRLPDLKVGEIEAPSWRRNFTLRGLTTMPATWA
- a CDS encoding asparaginase, producing the protein MSGLNPIVVELHRGAVVESRHIGAGAVMRADGTVVESWGDIDALVLARSAIKPIQALPLVESGAADRFGLTDIQLSLACASHNGEARHVEAVRAWLTKIVLSEADLECGAHAPTRLPIYEAFLRTGAPLTAAFNNCSGKHTGFLTTAMHLGEPTRGYITAAHPVQRRITAIYGELSGCDLSAAPAGTDGCGIPTIGVPLRGMARAMANMADPSRLPEARAKAAIRIRAAMNAEPFFMAGTGRFCTRINGALPGIAQVKTGAEGVYCGMLPTLGVGVALKMWDGAARASEVAMATILRHLGVLSAAEFDAAVNPPVLNVVGLRVGDIRPAASWLGAAS
- a CDS encoding class I SAM-dependent RNA methyltransferase, whose product is MARRGVVRPRPRPAAEPATDAPAVTLRIEGVNAAMLGWAPAPGDPTVRLHVPYTLAGETVEARPRRHAGARAEADLLRVIEPSTARRAPMCRHFTVCGGCAAQHWPDMDYTAWKAAAPLTALRAHGIVPDEVLPLARTTAGGRRRVDLTLRWSRDGVRAGFARRGSHELVDLAQCPVLMPKLAAMVAPLRLAAGRMLPAAGEADAVVNWTDNGADVLIVPADRLPLDLARREALATFAETVDAARVSWGTRRQSEPVVVRHQPSLAFGRVAVEPPPGAFLQASVAGEMALRDAVRAWIGPARKLVDLYAGIGTLSLGLLPGCRATLYEGDRAAVAAVEAGLRKASLNGVATANLRNLASDPLVAEELDAFDAAILDPPRAGAAAQAAELARSRIPTVVAVSCDPLSFARDAKTLVDGGYRLERLLPVDQFLWSPHVELAALFRRPRHGR
- a CDS encoding LLM class flavin-dependent oxidoreductase, coding for MKFGIFYELQLPRPWGPDDERKLYQNALAQIELADRLGYDHAWQVEHHFLEEYSHSPAPEMLLAAASQRTKRIRLGHGIFQLTTNHPARVAERIATLDLLSDGRVEFGMGESASYTELEPFDRTMEEKRAVWEDGVRAVMPMFKDGGCSYDGPYFKFPLRNVLPKPVQKPHPPLWVACSQLETIEMAGRRGMGALAFQFLSADAANAWVHAYYNSFVRRQDKLCEYDTNPNIAVVSYFMCAETDEEARRRADGATFFQFALQFYGASKNRERPAPGTVNMWDEYNKWKAANPEQAARALQGGLIGSPETIRRKLRKFQTSNVDQIILLNQAGKTSHAHICESLELFAKEVMPEFHAAEPEHQAWKRKVLSGDIQLDEIDTTPHKDRFRPGSITVQRPAAAE